A genome region from Salvelinus alpinus chromosome 26, SLU_Salpinus.1, whole genome shotgun sequence includes the following:
- the nkain1 gene encoding sodium/potassium-transporting ATPase subunit beta-1-interacting protein 1 produces MGNCDGRCTLVAICSLQLMAALQRQVFDFLGYQWAPILANFLHIMTVILGIFGTMQFRSRYLILYAVWLVLWVGWNSFIICFYLEVGHLSQDRDFLMTFNTSLHRSWWMEHGPGCLVTPVLDSRIAPDDHHVITVSGCLLDYQYIEVLSSALQVLLALFGIVYACYVSKVFQDDEDSFDFIGGFDSYGYQPPQKTSHLQLQPLYTAG; encoded by the exons ATGGGGAATTGTGACGGGAGATGCACGCTGGTGGCGATATGTTCACTGCAGCTG atggcagcactacagagacaggtgtttgacttCCTGGGCTACCAGTGGGCTCCTATCCTGGCCAACTTCCTCCACATCATGACCGTTATACTGGGGATCTTTGGAACCATGCAGTTCAGATCCCGCTACCTCATACTG tATGCAGTGTGGTTGGTGCTGTGGGTGGGATGGAACTCCTTTATCATCTGTTTCTACCTGGAGGTGGGACACTTGTCTCAG gacagGGACTTCCTGATGACTTTCAACACGTCGCTGCATCGGTCATGGTGGATGGAGCATGGCCCTGGTTGCCTAGTAACACCAGTGTTGGACTCCCGCATTGCCCCTGATGACCACCATGTCATCACCGTCTCCGGCTGTCTCCTTGACTACCAGTACATTGAGGTGTTGAGCTCCGCACTACAGGTCCTACTGGCT CTATTTGGCATTGTGTATGCCTGCTACGTGAGCAAAGTCTTCCAGGATGACGAGGATAGCT tTGATTTCATTGGTGGCTTTGACTCCTATGGTTACCAGCCTCCTCAGAAGACCTCCCACCTTCAACTGCAGCCCCTCTACAC TGCTGGGTAG